A genomic region of Solanum dulcamara chromosome 2, daSolDulc1.2, whole genome shotgun sequence contains the following coding sequences:
- the LOC129874566 gene encoding cytosolic sulfotransferase 12-like: MTTSQTSPPNYLQEDSLSEECKKLLSILPKEKGWIGSYIYNYQGCWISPRLIQGVIACQKQFQAQDSDIFLVTTPKSGATWLKSLLFALVNRMKHPISELNHPLLVKSPHDLVPFLEHTLYVDGRVPDFSSFSSPRLLATHMPFASLPKSIQDSRTKLVYLCRNPKDTFISMWHFANNLRRHYKDTNSIEEMFDLFCKGVSIYGPFWNHVLDYWKQSIEKPKKVLFLMFEEIKEQPKIHLKRLAEFLECPFSIEEENCGVVDEILRMCSFENLSNLEVNTNGKLSTGEGTKMFFRRGEIGDWKNYFTVEMSEKLNHIIEQKFQGSGLRFSYS; this comes from the coding sequence ATGACAACATCTCAAACTTCACCTCCCAATTATTTACAAGAGGATAGCCTTAGTGAAGAGTGTAAGAAATTGCTCTCTATCCTACCAAAAGAAAAAGGGTGGATTGGATCATATATCTACAATTACCAAGGTTGTTGGATATCACCAAGATTAATCCAAGGTGTTATTGCATGTCAAAAGCAATTTCAAGCTCAAGATAGTGATATCTTCCTTGTTACAACTCCGAAATCAGGAGCCACTTGGTTAAAATCACTTTTATTTGCTCTAGTGAATCGAATGAAACATCCTATATCTGAACTAAATCACCCTTTACTTGTCAAGAGCCCTCATGATCTTGTTCCATTCTTGGAACATACACTCTATGTTGATGGTCGAGTCCCTGATTTTTCATCCTTCTCTTCACCTAGACTCTTGGCAACCCATATGCCCTTTGCTTCATTGCCAAAATCTATCCAAGATTCAAGAACCAAACTTGTTTACTTATGTAGGAATCCTAAGGACACTTTTATTTCGATGTGGCATTTTGCAAACAATTTAAGACGCCATTACAAAGATACCAATTCTATTGAAGAAATGTTTGATCTTTTTTGTAAGGGGGTGAGCATTTATGGTCCGTTTTGGAATCACGTGTTGGATTATTGGAAACAAAGCATAGAAAAGCCAAAAAAAGTACTTTTCTTGATGTTTGAAGAAATTAAAGAGCAACCAAAAATTCATCTTAAACGCTTGGCTGAATTCTTGGAATGTCCATTTTCTATAGAGGAAGAAAATTGCGGAGTTGTGGATGAAATACTAAGAATGTGTagctttgaaaatttgagcaatTTGGAGGTGAATACAAATGGAAAGTTGTCAACTGGAGAGGGAACTAAAATGTTTTTCCGTAGAGGAGAAATTGGAGATTGGAAGAATTATTTCACTGTAGAGATGAGTGAGAAACTCAATCATATCATTGAACAAAAGTTTCAAGGATCTGGATTAAGGTTTTCATATAGTTGA